A region from the Desulfomarina profundi genome encodes:
- a CDS encoding D-alanyl-D-alanine carboxypeptidase/D-alanyl-D-alanine-endopeptidase gives MCSPAGTWRIPLLLVFLLGSCSLSYGHPPWVNNLIRNGGYGVAHGVNISGFRENDPFIPASTLKILTSLAALETLGDNYRFKTDFFLDNHKVLFIRGWGDPFLISEEIERICRKLVDLGLRDITSIVLDDSAFNLATPTDGSEGSNNPYDAPNSALAVNFNSLPVFISANGSVVSGEQQTPNLPIMQNIRGNLSAGIHRINVDTLAGMTRNPPSLQYTGELFAAMLKKSGVQVGNKIYAGKFPAIDNEKILYIHVSSKALVDIVRSCLKFSNNFIANQLFLTCGAAAYGYPANWQKSHRFFQNYARNTLGLTPDAFNIIEGSGLSRKNRITPDAMLKILRRFYPYRTLLNEKEHVYIKSGTLTDVFCYAGYVKNGQKNNPFVLMLNQKANTRKQVLQYLKHSFRPRKNN, from the coding sequence ATGTGTTCCCCGGCAGGAACATGGAGAATTCCGCTTCTCCTGGTTTTTCTTCTGGGAAGCTGTTCTTTGTCTTATGGGCATCCTCCATGGGTTAACAATCTCATTCGAAATGGTGGATATGGTGTCGCCCATGGCGTGAATATTTCCGGGTTCAGGGAAAACGATCCCTTCATCCCCGCTTCGACTCTGAAAATTCTCACTTCGCTCGCGGCCCTTGAAACTTTGGGGGATAATTACCGCTTCAAAACAGATTTCTTTCTGGACAATCACAAAGTCCTTTTTATCAGAGGATGGGGTGATCCGTTTCTCATATCGGAAGAAATTGAGCGAATCTGCAGAAAACTTGTCGACCTCGGGCTCAGAGATATCACCTCAATTGTCCTTGATGACAGTGCCTTCAACCTGGCAACCCCCACTGACGGCAGCGAAGGTTCCAACAACCCTTATGATGCTCCGAATTCTGCTCTGGCTGTTAACTTCAACAGCCTGCCGGTTTTTATCTCTGCAAACGGATCTGTCGTCAGTGGAGAACAACAGACGCCCAATCTACCGATTATGCAGAATATACGAGGAAATCTCTCTGCCGGAATTCATCGCATTAATGTTGATACGCTTGCAGGCATGACCCGGAATCCACCCTCACTCCAGTACACAGGAGAACTTTTCGCAGCCATGCTCAAAAAATCCGGCGTTCAGGTCGGAAACAAAATTTACGCGGGAAAATTTCCCGCCATTGATAATGAAAAGATTCTTTACATCCACGTCTCCTCAAAAGCCTTAGTTGATATCGTACGATCCTGCCTGAAGTTCTCTAATAATTTTATAGCAAACCAGCTTTTTCTTACATGCGGTGCAGCAGCCTATGGCTATCCGGCCAACTGGCAGAAATCCCACCGGTTTTTTCAAAACTATGCCCGAAACACCCTCGGCCTGACGCCAGATGCATTCAACATAATAGAAGGTTCCGGTCTTTCCAGAAAGAACAGAATCACCCCCGATGCAATGCTGAAGATCCTCAGACGGTTCTATCCCTATAGAACTCTCCTCAATGAAAAAGAGCATGTTTATATAAAAAGTGGTACTCTCACTGATGTTTTTTGTTATGCAGGGTATGTGAAAAATGGTCAGAAAAACAATCCATTTGTTCTGATGCTCAATCAAAAGGCAAACACAAGAAAACAAGTCCTTCAATATTTAAAACATTCTTTTCGGCCACGGAAAAATAATTAA
- the pdxA gene encoding 4-hydroxythreonine-4-phosphate dehydrogenase PdxA: MNIIGITMGCPAGIGPEIIVRYFKQRTPDSRFTPIVLGDPGILQRCCNELECSLLPSLWQPGLDIPERAIPVLSLSQLPSDTLEWGKPTLNTAKAMVSYIEKGVELVQNSQLDAICTCPISKDALQNAGYTYPGHTEMLADLTRSPRYAMMMAGKRLKVTLVTIHCALKEVTALLSIHAVLKLIRITNLSLKNDFGIASPRIAVAGVNPHAGENRLFGDEEDLLIHPAILQAREEGIDVSGPFPPDTIFFTAAEYGTYDTIICMYHDQGLIPFKLLHFHDGVNVTLGLSIVRTSVDHGTAYDIAGKGIARCDSLTEAVQLASEISSNRKKRLCNNIYET, encoded by the coding sequence ATGAACATCATTGGTATAACAATGGGCTGTCCCGCAGGAATAGGACCGGAAATTATTGTACGCTACTTTAAACAGCGCACTCCAGATTCCCGGTTCACCCCGATTGTCCTCGGTGACCCTGGCATTCTCCAGAGATGCTGTAACGAACTGGAATGCAGTCTACTGCCGTCCCTCTGGCAACCTGGTCTTGACATCCCTGAACGCGCTATCCCCGTATTGTCACTTTCACAACTTCCATCCGACACTCTTGAATGGGGCAAGCCCACACTGAATACTGCGAAGGCCATGGTTTCTTATATTGAAAAAGGTGTTGAACTTGTCCAGAATTCTCAACTTGATGCTATCTGCACCTGTCCCATCTCCAAGGACGCTTTGCAAAACGCCGGATACACCTATCCCGGTCATACTGAAATGCTTGCGGATCTTACCAGGTCACCCCGATATGCCATGATGATGGCAGGAAAAAGACTGAAGGTCACCCTGGTTACCATCCATTGCGCCTTGAAAGAGGTGACTGCTCTTCTTTCAATTCATGCTGTTTTAAAACTCATTCGCATAACCAACCTGTCATTAAAAAATGATTTTGGCATTGCTTCTCCCCGTATTGCTGTCGCCGGAGTCAACCCCCATGCCGGTGAAAACAGACTTTTCGGGGACGAAGAAGATCTGTTGATTCATCCTGCCATTCTCCAGGCCAGGGAAGAAGGTATTGACGTTAGCGGCCCTTTTCCTCCTGATACGATTTTTTTTACTGCGGCTGAGTATGGCACCTATGATACAATCATTTGTATGTATCATGATCAGGGGCTCATACCTTTCAAACTCCTTCATTTTCATGATGGTGTAAACGTAACCCTTGGTCTCAGTATTGTCCGCACATCGGTTGATCATGGAACTGCTTATGATATTGCCGGAAAAGGCATAGCCCGTTGCGACAGCCTCACGGAAGCTGTACAATTGGCTTCTGAAATCAGTTCCAACCGAAAAAAAAGGCTCTGCAACAACATCTATGAAACCTGA
- the tmk gene encoding dTMP kinase, translating into MKPDKPERLDKNAQPFMPSGCNKTDINPTATETPSEEEFSDQHKAAKGLLIVFEGTDGTGKSTQLQLLYTVLRNKNLPVIATREPTNGQYGQLIRKLYTNRTESSREEELELFLADRREHVNELIQPALDSGKIILCDRYFLSTAAYQGALGFDPEEVLERNSFAPDPDLALLFQLPAQQGIERIISGRKEKPNDFEQLENLQKTARIFANLRRPYIKIIDADGSIEEVHRRVLNHVSLLLSRSPDFQEKL; encoded by the coding sequence ATGAAACCTGATAAACCAGAACGGCTGGACAAGAATGCTCAACCATTTATGCCCTCCGGGTGCAATAAAACTGATATAAATCCGACAGCGACTGAAACACCTTCTGAGGAAGAATTTTCAGATCAGCATAAAGCGGCTAAAGGATTGCTCATCGTCTTTGAAGGAACAGACGGTACTGGCAAATCGACCCAGTTGCAACTCCTCTACACAGTTCTCCGTAATAAAAATCTCCCTGTTATTGCCACAAGGGAACCAACGAACGGACAGTACGGCCAGCTGATCAGAAAACTCTACACGAACCGAACGGAATCCAGTAGAGAAGAAGAACTTGAACTCTTCCTTGCTGATAGGCGCGAACATGTGAACGAATTGATTCAACCGGCACTTGACAGTGGCAAAATAATTCTCTGTGACAGGTATTTTCTTTCCACCGCCGCCTACCAGGGGGCTCTTGGTTTTGACCCTGAAGAGGTACTTGAACGTAACAGTTTTGCCCCTGATCCCGATCTGGCACTGCTTTTTCAGCTTCCTGCTCAACAGGGAATAGAGCGAATTATCTCTGGCAGAAAAGAAAAACCAAATGATTTTGAACAGTTGGAAAACTTACAAAAGACAGCCAGGATATTTGCCAACCTCAGAAGACCGTATATAAAAATTATTGATGCCGATGGTTCCATAGAAGAAGTCCACCGTCGAGTTCTCAACCATGTCTCCCTCCTGCTCTCCAGATCTCCCGACTTTCAGGAAAAACTATGA
- a CDS encoding DUF4292 domain-containing protein, with amino-acid sequence MSNYSKTSVLLCLFWLLASGCAYHPWTAPIEDEDNQKATQLLQALDQKSNFCEQPIDGDISIFYKNLFNKELISGYFQLYYPSSLKFIVTNPFGQTLLAFAVTERRFQLINTFERRYIKGNTYSYGMLHNIPSILTQGTWNEWLRGTVHLPEGDIIDLRNDAKKRGVWITIRRKKRDHTAAKGLTHFLVDPEKTLLLSRILENARGKVVGEIHYGNWKTVSGCAQPYTIRVSGLEYSTEIDLKLSNIAVADDLTEKDFHLKAPAGYVRQIIP; translated from the coding sequence GTGAGTAATTATAGCAAAACGTCTGTTTTATTATGCCTTTTCTGGCTTCTGGCCTCGGGGTGTGCCTATCACCCATGGACAGCCCCCATTGAAGACGAGGACAACCAAAAGGCCACGCAGCTCCTCCAGGCACTCGATCAGAAAAGCAACTTTTGTGAACAGCCCATTGATGGTGATATTTCCATATTTTACAAGAATCTCTTTAATAAAGAGCTGATATCAGGTTATTTCCAGCTGTATTATCCATCCTCCCTTAAATTTATCGTCACCAATCCCTTTGGCCAGACACTGCTGGCCTTTGCAGTTACTGAAAGAAGATTTCAGCTGATCAACACTTTTGAAAGAAGATATATCAAAGGCAATACTTACTCCTACGGCATGCTGCACAATATCCCATCAATACTGACCCAGGGCACATGGAATGAATGGTTGCGGGGAACAGTGCACCTCCCCGAAGGAGATATTATTGACCTGAGAAATGATGCAAAAAAAAGAGGTGTGTGGATTACAATACGGAGGAAGAAAAGAGATCATACTGCGGCTAAAGGACTGACACATTTTCTGGTTGATCCTGAAAAAACTCTTCTTCTTTCACGTATCCTGGAAAACGCTCGGGGTAAAGTGGTCGGCGAAATTCACTATGGCAATTGGAAAACAGTCAGCGGTTGCGCGCAACCATATACAATCAGGGTAAGCGGACTTGAATATTCAACGGAAATTGATTTAAAACTGAGCAATATAGCTGTTGCCGACGATCTAACAGAAAAAGACTTCCATCTCAAGGCACCGGCAGGCTATGTGCGCCAGATCATTCCGTAG
- a CDS encoding AMIN domain-containing protein, whose amino-acid sequence MKYFSLLLPLFVCMYFFSTPLCSAGESDTVALQSISYNPLTNDRETVVFKLGATISAKIFQLHGDNPRIVIDFPNVVYRGKNVIPVENGIFANAIRIGAHTEPIRKTRVVIDLVKKNKIRYEKSFSEEDKTLLLTLLRKETKTADPQSTVVKMKIEKQERAVPPVFADKPVLQDRKAPPQKANVNQVAAKRPSVAGEADKKSITAPEIGKDIEENKARLLEISFDDSSNKGEMVIFRLNDFYPPSVSAMEKETPRVICDFMDMELGPDVNRAISANGKYVEKITTTNQGSTDKIEVVLDLAPDRDYDLQQVFFKNDNLFVLIVNELPPEIVSGGKKNKEKGATE is encoded by the coding sequence ATGAAGTATTTTTCCCTTCTTCTGCCTCTTTTTGTTTGTATGTATTTTTTTTCGACCCCACTCTGCAGTGCCGGAGAAAGTGATACGGTCGCTCTTCAATCCATATCCTACAATCCCCTGACCAATGACAGAGAGACTGTTGTTTTTAAACTCGGTGCTACCATATCAGCAAAAATTTTTCAGTTGCATGGGGATAATCCCAGAATTGTGATAGATTTTCCAAATGTTGTCTACAGGGGGAAGAATGTTATTCCCGTGGAAAACGGTATCTTTGCCAATGCCATACGCATTGGTGCTCATACTGAACCGATTCGGAAAACACGGGTTGTGATTGATCTCGTAAAAAAGAATAAGATCCGGTACGAAAAATCATTTTCTGAAGAAGATAAGACATTGTTACTTACCTTGCTCAGAAAAGAAACAAAAACAGCAGATCCTCAGTCCACTGTTGTCAAAATGAAGATTGAGAAACAGGAAAGGGCAGTTCCACCGGTCTTTGCGGACAAGCCGGTATTGCAGGACCGGAAGGCTCCTCCACAAAAAGCAAATGTAAACCAGGTTGCAGCAAAACGACCTTCAGTGGCGGGGGAGGCAGATAAAAAATCTATCACTGCTCCGGAAATCGGAAAAGATATCGAGGAAAATAAAGCCAGGTTACTGGAAATTTCCTTTGATGATTCATCCAACAAGGGCGAGATGGTCATTTTTCGTCTCAATGATTTTTATCCTCCCTCTGTCTCCGCGATGGAAAAGGAAACACCCAGGGTAATCTGTGATTTCATGGACATGGAGTTGGGGCCGGATGTGAACAGGGCAATTTCTGCCAACGGAAAATATGTTGAGAAAATCACCACCACCAATCAGGGAAGTACAGATAAGATTGAGGTTGTTCTTGATCTGGCTCCGGACAGGGATTACGATCTGCAGCAGGTGTTTTTTAAAAATGACAATCTTTTTGTCCTGATCGTCAATGAACTGCCTCCGGAAATAGTCAGTGGCGGGAAAAAAAATAAAGAGAAGGGCGCTACGGAATGA
- a CDS encoding ribonuclease HII, with protein MTDSLLTPSPFGDDNFRIERLLYSRGLAGVGGCDEVGRGPLAGPVVAACVILPPECDHSLFQDSKKLNHSRRIEINQFLFEIDAQVGIGLVSEKTIDRINILQASLLAMKRAVLNLKAAGSTPDYLLIDGKFPVPIDIPQDCFIKGESKSASIAAASIAAKIHRDNLMEKLHDHYPLYNFKKNKGYPTKEHRKMLLAHGPCPAHRFSFKGVIPHD; from the coding sequence ATGACAGACAGCCTCCTGACACCCTCTCCATTTGGTGATGACAATTTCCGGATCGAAAGATTGCTCTATTCCCGAGGTCTTGCAGGTGTAGGTGGATGTGATGAGGTAGGTCGAGGCCCTTTGGCTGGCCCCGTTGTTGCAGCCTGTGTCATACTCCCTCCTGAATGTGATCATTCTCTTTTTCAGGACTCAAAAAAACTCAATCATTCCAGACGAATAGAGATAAATCAATTTCTTTTTGAAATTGACGCGCAGGTTGGGATTGGTCTTGTCAGCGAAAAGACCATTGACAGGATTAACATTCTTCAGGCTTCACTCCTGGCCATGAAACGAGCGGTACTTAACCTCAAAGCAGCCGGCTCAACCCCTGATTATCTCCTGATTGACGGAAAATTTCCTGTGCCGATCGATATCCCCCAGGATTGTTTTATCAAGGGCGAATCCAAAAGTGCCTCCATTGCGGCCGCCTCGATCGCCGCTAAAATTCATCGGGACAATCTGATGGAAAAGCTGCACGATCATTATCCTCTCTACAATTTTAAAAAGAACAAGGGGTATCCCACCAAGGAGCACAGAAAGATGCTTCTTGCCCATGGACCCTGCCCTGCCCACCGTTTCTCCTTTAAAGGCGTTATCCCCCATGACTGA
- a CDS encoding tetratricopeptide repeat protein: MSRLYATLMLLFCILLGSCTFPRPSTVQQPEDDNTDLSCSYFYFLWGSHAESNEQYREALEAYQKALICDRRADYVKRKLPVLLLKMGETDKAIAWLEREIEKSPDAIRLKLFLANLYARQNKADRAIQLYNAVLEIEPDNEDVQFRLAFLYSYKKEYSIAEEKLRLLLKNNDEHYFAHFYLARTLKREGKIKEAAKEYEKALALNWSRELAFEIGQFYAEQKQYTDALRIYSSVSRNDPDDERASLSRIQVLLDMGRNDKALTELKEIRKRSRDKTRIDIIAAKILLRKKDLSSAESLLLDLVNKTEKQEPHYLLAMIYFQNKNYSLALHHLQSIAPSSVIFEEAVYLQTRILRKLKKPEDAINLLEKNIASPKRRSPLFYALLSVFYQGQKKNNKAISLLDKAVHIYPENPQLFFEYGLLLEKNGAHSQAMTIMQKVIDLKPDHAEALNFIGYTWADNNVHLEKALKYIEKAAQLKPGNGYIIDSLGWVHYRLGNFEKARQEILKALELEPRDPHIFEHLGDIYSSLKQNKMAVKTWKKAYEMFKDEKKRNLVKQKIRAFESGE; encoded by the coding sequence ATGAGCCGCCTGTATGCAACACTCATGCTTTTGTTCTGCATCCTCCTTGGATCCTGTACCTTTCCGCGCCCATCTACCGTCCAGCAACCGGAAGACGATAACACTGATCTTTCCTGCTCCTATTTCTACTTCCTGTGGGGATCCCATGCTGAAAGCAATGAGCAGTACAGGGAAGCTCTGGAAGCATACCAGAAGGCCCTCATCTGTGACAGGAGAGCCGATTATGTCAAACGTAAACTCCCTGTTCTTCTTCTGAAGATGGGTGAGACCGATAAGGCTATTGCCTGGCTTGAAAGGGAAATTGAAAAGAGTCCCGATGCCATACGACTCAAACTCTTTCTGGCCAATCTCTATGCCAGACAAAACAAGGCTGACAGGGCTATCCAGCTCTATAACGCCGTCCTGGAAATAGAGCCGGATAACGAAGATGTCCAGTTCCGTCTCGCCTTCCTTTACAGCTATAAAAAAGAGTACAGTATTGCAGAGGAAAAACTGCGACTTCTGCTGAAAAATAATGATGAACACTATTTTGCTCATTTTTACCTGGCCCGTACCCTGAAAAGAGAAGGTAAAATAAAGGAAGCCGCTAAAGAGTATGAAAAGGCCCTGGCCCTCAACTGGTCCAGAGAACTGGCCTTTGAAATTGGTCAGTTCTATGCGGAACAGAAACAGTATACCGACGCCCTCAGAATATACTCTTCCGTCAGCAGAAATGATCCCGACGATGAAAGAGCATCGCTCAGTCGCATCCAGGTTCTTCTCGATATGGGTCGCAACGACAAGGCTCTTACAGAATTAAAAGAGATTCGGAAACGAAGCAGGGATAAAACAAGAATCGATATCATCGCAGCCAAAATTCTGCTGCGAAAAAAAGATCTCTCGTCCGCAGAATCTCTTCTTCTTGACCTCGTCAACAAAACTGAAAAGCAGGAACCGCATTACCTGTTGGCAATGATTTATTTCCAGAATAAAAATTACAGCCTGGCCCTGCATCACCTGCAATCAATTGCACCCTCGAGTGTCATATTTGAAGAAGCCGTCTACCTGCAGACCCGCATCCTGCGAAAACTGAAAAAACCTGAAGATGCAATAAACCTGCTTGAAAAAAATATCGCTTCACCCAAGAGACGCAGCCCGCTTTTTTATGCCTTGCTTTCAGTTTTCTACCAGGGACAGAAAAAAAATAACAAGGCAATTTCCCTGCTCGATAAAGCTGTGCATATTTATCCCGAAAACCCTCAACTCTTTTTTGAATATGGCCTTCTGCTGGAGAAAAATGGTGCGCACAGTCAGGCAATGACCATTATGCAGAAAGTGATTGACCTGAAGCCGGACCATGCGGAAGCCTTGAATTTCATCGGCTATACCTGGGCAGACAACAATGTGCATCTGGAAAAAGCCCTGAAATATATTGAAAAAGCAGCACAATTAAAACCCGGCAACGGGTATATCATCGACAGCCTGGGCTGGGTCCATTACCGCCTCGGTAATTTTGAAAAAGCACGGCAGGAAATACTGAAAGCTCTGGAACTGGAGCCCCGGGACCCCCACATTTTCGAACACCTGGGAGACATCTACAGCTCCCTGAAACAGAATAAAATGGCTGTGAAGACCTGGAAAAAGGCTTATGAGATGTTCAAGGATGAAAAAAAACGTAACCTGGTCAAGCAAAAAATCAGGGCTTTTGAAAGCGGTGAGTAA
- a CDS encoding YraN family protein, with the protein MTDRRIQTGRSGESEATLFLEKKGYTVLEKNYRRKFGEIDIIARKDDYLVFIEVKTRTGHSHGNPLEAVTVRKQRQISRVAQCYLTEKQLHDTAARFDVVAVNMTKNSAPKIELIVNAFDLC; encoded by the coding sequence ATGACTGACAGAAGAATTCAGACAGGTCGGTCCGGAGAAAGTGAGGCGACCCTGTTTCTAGAGAAAAAGGGATACACTGTTCTTGAAAAAAACTATCGTAGAAAATTCGGCGAAATTGATATCATCGCCCGCAAAGATGATTATCTTGTTTTCATTGAAGTGAAGACAAGAACAGGTCACTCCCACGGTAATCCGTTAGAGGCTGTTACAGTAAGGAAACAACGACAAATCAGTCGGGTTGCCCAATGTTACCTCACGGAAAAACAACTCCATGATACCGCAGCCCGTTTTGATGTTGTTGCAGTTAATATGACAAAAAACAGTGCACCGAAAATAGAGCTCATTGTTAACGCGTTCGATCTCTGCTGA
- the rplS gene encoding 50S ribosomal protein L19: MSTIIEKINQEQMRQDIPEFRPGDTVKVHIRIIEGNKERVQIFQGVVIKRKRGSMDASYTVRKISHGVGVEKTFAVHNPRIEKIEVVTRGRVRRSRLYYLRERKGKAARIRERGYTR; the protein is encoded by the coding sequence ATGAGCACAATAATCGAAAAAATAAATCAGGAACAGATGCGACAGGACATTCCAGAGTTCCGTCCGGGGGACACTGTAAAAGTACATATCCGCATTATTGAGGGCAACAAGGAAAGGGTACAGATTTTCCAGGGAGTCGTGATCAAGCGCAAACGTGGGTCCATGGATGCGTCGTATACCGTCAGGAAGATTTCCCATGGAGTCGGCGTCGAAAAAACCTTTGCAGTTCACAACCCTCGTATTGAAAAAATTGAGGTTGTAACCAGAGGTCGTGTTCGTCGATCCAGACTGTACTACCTCCGCGAACGCAAAGGAAAGGCCGCCAGAATCCGGGAGCGTGGTTATACCCGCTGA
- a CDS encoding TIGR03960 family B12-binding radical SAM protein, which yields MINKKILPYVSKPGRYLGHEYNSTIKPWDTVMTRCALIFPDLYEIGMSHQGLQILYHILNGNDKFLAERCYCPDTDVEKLIREKNETLTTLESSHPLIDFDLLGFTLPYELCYTNILTVLDLAGVPFLAAERDDTQPIILAGGAGALNPEPVADFFDAILLGDGEEAVLEIAEIIGNTPGNQRERKKLLEQLGKIKGVYIPSHFKPVYDKAGHTVEIQHRSDSQSHISRRIIPNLDRIDHLKNPIVPNARIVHDRLGIEVARGCTRGCRFCQAGIIYRPVRERTPQQIRELAMAGIEDSGFEELALLSLSTGDYSCLEQTLPELMNRFADNFTSVSMPSMRVGTLTQPIMDQIKRVRKTGFTLAPEAGSERLRRVINKGITEEDLLSTCREAFGLGWKLVKLYFMIGLPTETKKDHEEIVELVKKAKLERDQGTARGKKQINVSVGTFVPKPHTPFQWERQLSMEESYSTLKKLKSDLKLKGVNLKYHNPELSFLEGVFSRGDRRLGRLIVTAWHDGARLDGWTEYFQLRTWQEAAQKCHLDLEDYLRPRSMDETLPWQHLHSGVDLDFLKNEYEKALTESYTPDCRYHSCQKCGLCDFKTILPIVHNRSKKQQESGLPLSTDQDYKKNDSHYRYIVHYSKRGEICFLGHLEILQVIFRALRRANIKTHYSKGFNPSPKISFGPALAVGTESLAEFFIMDLTTPLSDRKTVIKKLNDKLPQGLEVTTVEKHPGKIAQEILTSYIMVLHSPLSDKEKTRITDFSESRSFSIQRSRKGKTTSLDVRPLVRKLRCTKPDTIELETVSIASRPGIKPVEILTHIIGVNKKRALETAILKTGWRTMNH from the coding sequence ATGATAAACAAGAAAATACTTCCATATGTTTCCAAACCCGGTCGCTACCTGGGACATGAATACAATTCCACCATAAAACCATGGGATACCGTCATGACCCGCTGTGCCCTCATCTTTCCGGATTTATATGAAATTGGAATGTCTCATCAGGGATTGCAGATACTTTACCACATACTTAACGGTAATGACAAGTTTCTGGCCGAGCGATGCTACTGTCCGGATACCGATGTGGAAAAACTCATAAGGGAGAAAAATGAGACTCTTACAACCCTTGAATCCTCCCATCCACTGATTGATTTTGACCTGCTTGGGTTCACCCTGCCATATGAACTCTGTTATACCAATATCCTGACGGTGCTGGATCTTGCAGGCGTGCCGTTTTTAGCCGCAGAAAGGGATGACACCCAACCCATTATCCTGGCCGGTGGGGCCGGGGCCCTGAACCCGGAACCGGTGGCTGATTTTTTTGATGCCATCCTCCTGGGTGATGGAGAAGAAGCTGTTCTGGAGATAGCCGAAATCATAGGCAATACACCAGGCAATCAAAGAGAGCGAAAAAAACTGCTGGAACAGCTGGGAAAAATTAAAGGGGTCTATATCCCGTCTCATTTTAAACCGGTTTACGACAAGGCTGGACACACAGTGGAAATCCAGCACCGTTCAGATTCACAGTCACACATTTCACGACGGATCATCCCCAATCTTGATCGTATTGATCATCTCAAGAACCCCATCGTCCCCAACGCCAGGATTGTCCATGACAGACTGGGAATCGAAGTTGCACGTGGCTGCACCAGGGGATGCCGTTTTTGTCAGGCCGGGATCATCTACAGACCGGTTCGGGAACGTACACCTCAACAGATCAGGGAGCTGGCCATGGCCGGTATTGAAGACTCCGGCTTTGAGGAGCTGGCACTCCTGTCCCTTTCAACTGGGGATTACTCCTGCCTGGAGCAGACATTACCGGAACTGATGAACAGGTTCGCCGACAATTTCACCTCTGTCTCCATGCCTTCCATGCGTGTGGGTACTCTCACACAACCTATCATGGATCAGATCAAACGGGTCAGGAAAACAGGTTTCACCCTGGCCCCTGAAGCAGGAAGTGAGCGGTTACGCCGGGTCATCAATAAAGGCATAACCGAGGAAGATCTTCTCTCGACCTGTAGAGAGGCTTTTGGTTTGGGCTGGAAACTTGTTAAGCTCTATTTCATGATCGGACTGCCGACTGAAACAAAAAAAGATCATGAAGAGATAGTGGAACTCGTAAAAAAGGCCAAACTTGAACGGGACCAGGGTACAGCCAGAGGAAAAAAACAGATCAATGTCAGTGTCGGTACTTTTGTTCCAAAACCCCACACCCCGTTCCAGTGGGAAAGACAACTGTCCATGGAAGAAAGCTACTCCACCCTTAAAAAATTGAAAAGTGACTTGAAACTCAAGGGTGTCAATCTCAAGTATCACAATCCTGAACTCAGTTTTCTGGAAGGTGTTTTTTCCAGGGGAGACAGGCGCCTGGGTCGCCTGATCGTTACGGCCTGGCACGACGGAGCAAGGCTTGACGGCTGGACAGAGTATTTTCAGCTCAGGACCTGGCAGGAAGCGGCACAGAAATGTCACCTTGATCTGGAAGATTACCTCCGTCCCCGGTCGATGGATGAGACTCTTCCCTGGCAACACCTCCATTCCGGAGTTGATCTTGACTTTCTGAAAAACGAGTATGAAAAAGCCCTTACCGAATCATATACACCTGACTGCAGATATCACAGCTGCCAGAAATGTGGCCTTTGTGATTTCAAAACCATCCTGCCGATTGTCCACAACAGGTCAAAAAAACAGCAGGAATCAGGCCTGCCACTGTCTACCGATCAGGATTACAAAAAAAACGACAGCCACTACAGGTATATTGTCCACTACTCTAAAAGAGGGGAAATTTGTTTTCTCGGCCATCTGGAGATTCTCCAGGTCATTTTCAGAGCCCTTCGACGGGCAAATATCAAAACCCATTACAGTAAGGGGTTCAACCCTTCTCCCAAGATTTCCTTTGGACCGGCACTGGCTGTGGGCACAGAAAGCCTGGCTGAATTCTTTATTATGGACCTTACCACTCCCCTTTCAGACAGAAAAACTGTTATTAAAAAACTCAACGACAAGCTTCCACAGGGTCTTGAAGTGACAACCGTGGAAAAACATCCCGGAAAAATAGCGCAGGAAATTCTGACATCCTATATAATGGTGTTGCACAGTCCCCTGAGTGACAAGGAAAAAACAAGAATAACCGATTTTTCTGAGAGTCGTTCATTTTCCATACAGAGGAGCAGAAAGGGGAAAACAACTTCCCTCGACGTCCGTCCCCTGGTAAGAAAACTCCGGTGCACAAAACCTGACACCATTGAACTGGAAACGGTTTCAATTGCCTCCAGACCTGGTATTAAACCTGTTGAAATTCTAACCCACATTATTGGTGTTAACAAAAAAAGGGCATTGGAGACGGCAATTCTCAAAACCGGTTGGAGGACAATGAACCATTAA